In Marivivens aquimaris, one genomic interval encodes:
- a CDS encoding ABC-F family ATP-binding cassette domain-containing protein, protein MARAPLLQLTDISLTFGGDPVFEDLSAIVQEGDRVALVGRNGSGKSTLMKVMAGLIEADKGDRVIPAGVTVGYMEQDPTMEGFATLGDYAASELDEAERYRIEMVAEGLKFDPARSVETASGGERRRAALAKLMAEAPELMLLDEPTNHLDIEAVQWLEDQLKNTKAGYVLISHDRAFLRSLTRATLWIDRGMVRRQETGFDGFEAWRDKIWEDEDVALHKMDRKIKAEARWAVEGISARRKRNQGRVRALQEMRADRASVIKRQGTAALQLESGPVSGKKVIEARGLTKAFDDKQIVKGLDIMVQRGDRVAFVGPNGVGKTTVIKMLLGQEAPDEGTVSLGTNLEVAVFDQTRAQLDPEMSLWDSLTGDPEMRVGGRADQVMVRGNPKHVVAYLKDFLFDEVQARAPVKSLSGGEKARLLLAKLMAKPSNLLVLDEPTNDLDIETLDLLQELLDNYDGTVILVSHDRDFLDRVATTTIAMEGNGNATVYAGGWSDYLAQRGEQTKQDKVEKAEKPKAEKPKAETRKSGLTFTEKHRLEALPAEIDKLTAEIGKLEELMADPELFTKQPVKFQKATEALVQRQDALAAAEEEWLLLMEKAEA, encoded by the coding sequence ATGGCACGTGCACCCCTACTCCAGCTCACCGATATTTCGCTCACCTTTGGCGGCGATCCTGTTTTCGAAGACCTTTCGGCCATTGTGCAGGAAGGCGACCGCGTTGCGCTGGTCGGTCGGAACGGATCGGGCAAGTCCACCCTGATGAAGGTGATGGCCGGTCTGATCGAGGCCGACAAAGGCGACCGTGTGATCCCTGCGGGCGTAACCGTCGGTTACATGGAGCAGGACCCGACCATGGAAGGCTTTGCAACGCTGGGCGATTACGCCGCGAGCGAGCTGGACGAGGCGGAACGCTACCGCATCGAAATGGTTGCCGAGGGGCTCAAATTTGATCCTGCGCGTTCGGTCGAAACCGCATCGGGCGGTGAACGCCGCCGCGCTGCGTTGGCCAAGCTGATGGCCGAGGCGCCCGAGTTGATGCTTCTGGACGAGCCGACGAACCACCTTGATATTGAGGCGGTGCAGTGGCTGGAGGACCAGCTGAAGAATACCAAGGCGGGATATGTTCTGATCTCACACGACCGCGCATTCCTGCGCAGCCTGACCCGCGCGACGCTCTGGATCGACCGCGGGATGGTGCGCCGTCAGGAGACCGGCTTTGACGGGTTCGAGGCATGGCGCGACAAGATCTGGGAAGACGAGGACGTCGCCCTTCACAAGATGGATCGCAAGATCAAGGCCGAGGCGCGTTGGGCGGTCGAGGGCATCAGCGCCCGCCGCAAGCGTAACCAAGGCCGTGTGCGTGCGTTGCAAGAGATGCGCGCCGACCGTGCGTCAGTCATCAAGCGTCAAGGCACTGCGGCGCTGCAACTCGAGAGCGGGCCTGTTTCGGGCAAGAAGGTGATCGAGGCGCGCGGGCTGACCAAGGCATTCGATGACAAGCAGATCGTCAAGGGGCTCGACATCATGGTGCAGCGCGGTGACCGCGTGGCATTTGTCGGTCCGAACGGCGTCGGCAAGACCACCGTCATCAAGATGCTGCTGGGTCAGGAAGCGCCCGACGAGGGCACCGTGTCGCTGGGCACGAACCTTGAAGTCGCTGTGTTCGACCAGACCCGTGCGCAGCTTGATCCCGAGATGAGCCTTTGGGACAGCCTCACGGGCGATCCCGAAATGCGCGTTGGCGGACGTGCGGATCAGGTGATGGTGCGCGGCAATCCCAAGCACGTTGTGGCGTACCTCAAGGACTTCCTGTTCGACGAGGTTCAGGCGCGCGCGCCGGTCAAATCGCTCTCGGGCGGGGAAAAGGCGCGTCTGCTACTGGCCAAACTGATGGCGAAGCCGTCGAACCTTCTGGTGCTCGACGAACCGACCAACGATCTGGATATCGAGACGCTCGACCTGCTTCAGGAACTGCTCGACAACTACGACGGCACCGTGATCCTCGTGAGCCACGACCGTGACTTCCTCGACCGTGTGGCGACGACCACCATCGCGATGGAAGGCAATGGCAATGCCACCGTTTATGCGGGCGGGTGGAGCGATTATCTGGCGCAGCGCGGCGAGCAGACCAAGCAGGACAAGGTCGAGAAGGCCGAGAAACCGAAAGCGGAGAAGCCCAAGGCCGAAACCCGCAAGTCGGGTCTGACTTTCACCGAAAAGCACCGTCTTGAGGCGCTGCCCGCCGAGATCGACAAGCTGACCGCAGAGATCGGGAAACTCGAAGAGCTGATGGCAGATCCGGAGCTGTTCACCAAACAGCCGGTGAAGTTCCAGAAGGCGACGGAAGCGTTGGTGCAGCGGCAGGACGCGCTCGCCGCTGCGGAAGAGGAATGGCTGCTTCTGATGGAAAAAGCAGAGGCTTAA
- a CDS encoding glycoside hydrolase family 15 protein, with amino-acid sequence MPKDIAQPTPFTRISTERHEGYIPIGNHAVIGDTSTVGLIAGDGSLDWLCMPQFDGDAIFAELLDRYRGGVCRVALAEPEDGERTISRRYRDRMPILETLHQTPAGAIKVSDAMDLPVDGCLTRGHRVLRLIEVTDGEPEIDITVAPRPNFGTVLPHLRKDENGLWYCDTANGEVLIETDLPLERTCGGTLRLRQKLEPKSFHYLVITYTENECGPMGEGAAWETLERVAHQWEDKLQDFDYDGPYGTYVERSLITLLLLTHADTGAVVAAPTVGLPETIGGIRNYDYRYCWLRDAAFVLNAFLDLGFTAEGTAFFRWLMEASRETAPQLGTFYDIRGRSGPDPEPLTAYEGYRGSGPIIRGNDAMDQLQLDVYGSMLYAAVCYVDGGGTLSDSECQLLQGFARVVRDQWTLPDNGLWEMPGSRRHHTYSKAMCWSALDCYVLLCERGIIEDNPDPFRQEANVIKRTVLEDAWNEERGAFMGAIGGDWLDAAVLLLPRIGIIAADDPRMVSTFQAITDELADGPYYRRYADGVDGLDGTEGTFVVCGFWASDYLARAGRCDDAARQIDGMLEGFNDLGLMAEEYDPVTKQMLGNFPQGFSHAGMIAAAAALRDALAKRDA; translated from the coding sequence GTGCCAAAAGACATTGCCCAGCCGACGCCGTTCACCCGCATTTCCACCGAACGGCACGAAGGCTACATCCCGATCGGCAATCACGCAGTCATCGGGGATACCTCGACAGTGGGCTTGATTGCAGGGGACGGCTCGCTGGACTGGCTGTGTATGCCGCAGTTCGACGGGGACGCGATCTTTGCCGAACTCCTCGACCGGTATCGCGGCGGTGTCTGCCGCGTGGCTCTGGCCGAACCCGAAGATGGCGAGCGCACCATCAGCCGCCGTTACCGCGACCGGATGCCAATCTTGGAGACGCTCCACCAAACGCCTGCTGGCGCGATCAAGGTCTCTGACGCGATGGACCTGCCCGTGGACGGGTGCCTGACGCGCGGGCACCGTGTGCTGCGCCTGATCGAAGTCACCGACGGCGAGCCGGAAATCGACATCACCGTGGCGCCTCGCCCGAACTTCGGCACCGTGCTGCCTCACCTCCGAAAGGACGAAAACGGGCTGTGGTATTGCGACACCGCCAACGGTGAGGTCCTTATCGAAACCGACCTCCCGCTGGAGCGCACCTGCGGCGGCACGCTGCGGCTGCGTCAAAAGCTGGAGCCGAAGTCCTTCCATTACCTCGTCATCACCTACACCGAAAACGAATGCGGTCCGATGGGTGAAGGAGCCGCGTGGGAAACGCTCGAGCGTGTTGCCCACCAGTGGGAGGACAAGTTGCAGGACTTCGACTACGACGGCCCGTATGGCACCTATGTCGAACGCAGCCTGATTACGCTTCTCCTTCTCACACACGCCGATACAGGCGCAGTCGTCGCGGCCCCCACGGTGGGCCTGCCCGAAACTATCGGCGGCATTCGCAACTACGACTACCGCTATTGCTGGCTGCGGGATGCGGCCTTCGTGCTCAATGCGTTTCTCGACCTCGGTTTCACCGCCGAAGGCACCGCGTTCTTCCGCTGGCTGATGGAAGCGAGCCGAGAGACCGCGCCGCAGCTTGGCACGTTCTACGACATCCGTGGCCGCTCCGGTCCCGATCCCGAACCGCTGACGGCGTATGAGGGCTATCGCGGCAGCGGTCCCATCATTCGCGGCAATGATGCGATGGACCAGCTACAACTCGACGTTTACGGCTCTATGCTCTACGCGGCGGTATGCTACGTGGATGGCGGCGGCACGCTGTCCGACAGTGAATGCCAGCTGCTGCAAGGTTTCGCCCGCGTGGTGCGCGACCAGTGGACGCTCCCAGACAACGGCCTGTGGGAAATGCCCGGATCGCGCCGTCACCACACCTATTCCAAGGCGATGTGCTGGTCGGCGCTCGATTGCTACGTCCTGCTCTGTGAACGCGGCATCATCGAGGACAATCCTGACCCCTTCCGCCAAGAGGCCAACGTCATCAAACGCACCGTGCTCGAGGACGCTTGGAACGAAGAGCGCGGCGCATTTATGGGCGCGATCGGCGGTGATTGGCTGGACGCTGCGGTTCTGCTGCTCCCGCGTATCGGCATCATCGCAGCGGACGATCCGCGCATGGTCTCGACCTTTCAGGCGATCACGGACGAGCTCGCGGACGGACCGTATTACCGCCGCTACGCCGACGGTGTGGACGGTCTGGACGGCACCGAGGGCACCTTTGTCGTCTGCGGTTTCTGGGCTTCCGATTACCTCGCGCGGGCAGGGCGCTGCGACGACGCTGCCCGCCAGATCGACGGGATGCTCGAAGGCTTCAACGATCTGGGTCTCATGGCAGAAGAATACGACCCCGTGACCAAACAGATGCTCGGCAATTTCCCGCAGGGATTTTCGCACGCAGGCATGATCGCGGCGGCCGCGGCGCTACGGGACGCACTGGCAAAGAGGGACGCTTGA
- the speB gene encoding agmatinase, which produces MALEDAKKQVDLAFTRKERRGLAYENAFGGATSFLRRTYTKDLTDVEIAVTGIPFDQAVTNRTGTRLGPRAIREASTLQPYDPPYGWPFDPLGETTIIDYGDMPFDYAHTPSFPGLVTEHIQTILGSGAASVTLGGDHFITLPILRAYAEKYGPMSVIQFDAHSDLWADDDYDRIDHGTFMYKAVKQGLVDPKRSVQIGIRTECNDYCGMNYIDARTVHEKGIAHVVEQAKALVGNNPTYVTFDIDALDPAYAPGTGTPVWGGLASWQAAAVLRDLAGINIVGGDVVEVSPPFDHGNITAVAGAHVAMELCSLIAWRLKGK; this is translated from the coding sequence ATGGCGCTCGAAGACGCAAAGAAACAGGTCGACCTTGCATTCACCCGCAAAGAGCGCCGCGGTCTGGCTTATGAAAACGCATTCGGCGGCGCGACCTCGTTCCTGCGCCGCACCTACACCAAGGACCTGACGGACGTCGAAATCGCGGTCACTGGCATCCCGTTCGACCAAGCGGTCACGAACCGCACCGGCACTCGCCTCGGCCCGCGCGCGATCCGCGAGGCGTCGACGCTCCAGCCCTACGATCCGCCCTACGGCTGGCCGTTCGACCCGCTGGGCGAAACGACGATCATCGACTACGGCGACATGCCGTTCGATTACGCCCACACTCCGAGCTTTCCGGGACTTGTGACCGAGCACATCCAGACGATCCTCGGCTCCGGTGCCGCAAGTGTGACCTTGGGCGGCGACCACTTCATCACGCTGCCGATCCTGCGCGCCTATGCCGAGAAATACGGCCCCATGTCTGTGATCCAGTTCGACGCGCACTCCGACCTCTGGGCGGATGACGACTACGACCGGATCGACCACGGCACCTTTATGTACAAGGCGGTCAAGCAGGGTCTCGTGGACCCCAAACGCTCTGTCCAGATCGGTATCCGCACCGAATGCAACGACTATTGCGGCATGAATTACATCGATGCCCGCACCGTCCACGAAAAGGGCATCGCCCATGTCGTGGAGCAAGCCAAAGCGCTCGTCGGGAACAATCCGACCTACGTGACGTTTGATATCGACGCGCTCGATCCCGCCTACGCCCCCGGCACCGGCACGCCCGTCTGGGGCGGTCTGGCAAGCTGGCAGGCTGCTGCAGTTCTGCGGGATCTGGCGGGGATCAATATTGTTGGCGGCGATGTGGTCGAGGTTTCTCCTCCGTTCGATCATGGCAACATCACCGCTGTCGCTGGCGCCCACGTCGCGATGGAGCTGTGTTCGCTCATCGCGTGGCGCCTGAAAGGAAAGTGA
- a CDS encoding DUF1499 domain-containing protein encodes MLFWIVAVVVLLVLLFAVWVRIAPTDAAQWHRMPDNIPQSGSETGLNSHIAVVRTADQTKIDRLFEAMGSTDRTVIIAGSREDHMVTYETRSKLMGYPDYTTVRLDRMAGEAPIWEIVLYARSRFGKGDMGVNKKRVDGWLRQAGLSEGA; translated from the coding sequence ATGCTGTTCTGGATCGTTGCCGTTGTTGTTCTGTTGGTATTGCTGTTCGCTGTCTGGGTCCGCATCGCGCCGACCGACGCCGCGCAATGGCACCGTATGCCGGACAACATTCCCCAAAGCGGCAGCGAGACAGGGCTGAATTCCCACATCGCCGTGGTGCGTACCGCCGACCAGACCAAGATCGACCGTCTGTTCGAGGCGATGGGATCGACCGACCGCACCGTGATTATTGCTGGCTCGCGCGAGGATCACATGGTCACCTATGAAACCCGCTCCAAACTGATGGGCTACCCCGATTACACCACCGTTCGGCTCGACCGCATGGCAGGCGAGGCACCCATCTGGGAGATCGTGCTCTACGCCCGTTCGCGTTTCGGCAAAGGCGATATGGGCGTGAACAAGAAGCGCGTCGACGGCTGGCTGCGCCAAGCGGGACTGTCCGAGGGCGCTTGA
- the prfA gene encoding peptide chain release factor 1 yields MIPQDKLAQISQRFEYLEAKLNEGASAAEIVTVSREYAELKPVVDQINAYRSAVADLEEAEGWLKDPEMRDLAEEELPALKARIPEMEHALQLALLPKDAADARPAIMEIRPGTGGDEAGLFAGDLLRMYQRYAEGRGWKFEILEEQLSELGGIKEVTARVAGEGVFARLKYESGVHRVQRVPETESGGRIHTSAATVAVLPEAEDVDIQINANDIRIDTMRSSGAGGQHVNTTDSAVRITHLPTGIVVTSSEKSQHRNREIAMQVLRTRLFDMERQKVHDERSANRKSQVGSGDRSERIRTYNFPQGRMTDHRISLTLYSLDKVMQGDLDETIDALISDAQATLLAEMEG; encoded by the coding sequence ATGATCCCGCAAGATAAACTCGCACAAATTAGCCAGCGTTTCGAATACCTCGAAGCCAAGCTGAACGAAGGTGCGTCCGCCGCCGAAATCGTCACGGTTTCCCGTGAATATGCCGAACTCAAGCCCGTCGTTGACCAGATCAACGCGTACCGCTCGGCTGTTGCCGACCTTGAGGAGGCCGAGGGCTGGCTCAAAGATCCCGAGATGCGCGACCTCGCGGAAGAAGAACTCCCTGCGCTCAAAGCCCGCATCCCCGAAATGGAGCACGCGCTGCAACTGGCGCTGCTGCCCAAGGACGCTGCCGATGCGCGCCCCGCGATCATGGAAATCCGCCCCGGAACGGGCGGTGACGAGGCGGGGCTTTTTGCGGGTGATCTGCTGCGGATGTACCAGCGCTACGCCGAAGGGCGCGGCTGGAAGTTCGAGATCCTCGAAGAACAACTGTCCGAACTTGGCGGCATCAAGGAAGTCACTGCGCGCGTCGCGGGCGAGGGCGTCTTTGCCCGTCTGAAGTACGAATCCGGTGTTCACCGCGTCCAGCGCGTGCCCGAAACCGAAAGCGGCGGGCGTATCCACACCTCTGCCGCAACGGTCGCCGTGCTGCCGGAGGCCGAGGATGTCGACATCCAGATCAACGCCAACGACATCCGTATAGACACCATGCGTTCGTCCGGTGCGGGCGGTCAGCACGTCAACACGACGGACTCGGCTGTGCGGATTACGCACCTGCCTACAGGGATCGTCGTCACATCCTCCGAGAAATCGCAGCACCGCAACCGCGAGATCGCGATGCAGGTTCTGCGCACGCGCCTTTTTGATATGGAGCGCCAGAAGGTCCACGACGAACGCTCCGCTAACCGCAAGAGCCAGGTCGGTTCGGGCGACCGTTCGGAGCGTATCCGCACCTACAACTTCCCGCAGGGCCGGATGACCGATCACCGCATCAGCCTGACGCTCTATTCACTGGATAAGGTGATGCAGGGTGATCTGGACGAAACCATCGACGCGCTGATCTCTGACGCTCAGGCCACCTTGCTGGCGGAGATGGAAGGGTGA
- the prmC gene encoding peptide chain release factor N(5)-glutamine methyltransferase: MSRPTGSIVLAQAVRQLNDAGVPDAPRDARRILAHVCGVEAGRLTLILPDPVTEDQEARFAALILRRAAREPVSHLIGRRAFYGRDFKVNRHVLDPRPETEILIEVALQEPFHGVIDLGTGSGCILLTLLAEMPDAQGVGTDISKDACLVAEDNADALGLSERAVILNTSWLNGIEGQIDLIVSNPPYIAADEMDGLSPEVLDYEPHLALTDNADGLTCYREITRTAPQHLAPGGRLIVEIGPSQGAEVAGLFRAAGLTGVRIVSDLDGRDRVVIGCQTAD, translated from the coding sequence GTGAGCCGTCCCACCGGATCCATCGTTCTGGCGCAGGCCGTGCGGCAGCTCAATGACGCTGGCGTGCCCGACGCGCCGCGCGATGCCCGCCGTATCCTCGCGCATGTTTGCGGGGTGGAGGCAGGCCGTCTGACGCTGATCCTGCCCGATCCCGTAACCGAGGACCAAGAGGCCCGCTTTGCTGCGCTGATCCTGCGCCGCGCCGCGCGCGAGCCTGTGTCCCACTTGATCGGTCGCCGCGCGTTCTACGGGCGTGACTTCAAAGTGAACCGCCACGTGCTCGACCCGCGTCCCGAGACGGAAATCCTGATTGAGGTCGCGCTTCAGGAACCGTTTCATGGGGTGATCGACCTTGGAACAGGTTCGGGCTGTATCCTTCTGACTTTGCTTGCAGAAATGCCGGACGCGCAGGGTGTCGGTACGGACATTTCCAAAGATGCCTGCCTCGTGGCCGAGGACAACGCCGATGCGCTTGGCCTGTCCGAACGCGCTGTGATCCTGAACACAAGCTGGCTGAACGGGATCGAGGGGCAGATCGACCTCATCGTGTCCAACCCGCCGTATATCGCCGCTGACGAAATGGACGGCCTGTCGCCCGAGGTTCTGGACTACGAGCCGCACCTCGCGCTGACTGACAATGCCGACGGCTTGACCTGTTACCGCGAGATCACGCGCACCGCGCCGCAGCACCTCGCACCCGGTGGCCGACTCATCGTAGAGATCGGCCCTTCCCAAGGCGCCGAAGTCGCAGGACTGTTCCGCGCGGCGGGGCTGACGGGGGTTCGGATCGTGTCCGACCTTGATGGCCGCGATCGTGTGGTAATTGGGTGTCAAACCGCCGATTGA
- a CDS encoding DUF4167 domain-containing protein, with protein sequence MRSSKSRSRGKNRNNRPSGGNIINRVFDSSGPDGKVRGTPQQIIDKYNQLTRDAQLAGDRVAAENFAQHAEHYLRMLAEAQREVDKAREEQEEENRRRQAERDRERSERLKAQENAANGSGDQPEVAEQPANDEQPKQQDEAQHAKSEGKPQRQRKPRQPREHKEHKADQGSVDVIETNDDASEESALVDTPESQPKPRKPRAPRKPRAKADDAPSDDSPAAAE encoded by the coding sequence ATGAGATCTTCAAAATCCCGGTCCCGCGGTAAGAACCGCAACAACCGTCCGTCCGGCGGCAATATTATCAACCGAGTGTTCGACAGCTCGGGTCCCGACGGTAAAGTACGCGGCACGCCGCAACAGATTATCGACAAATACAACCAGCTGACCCGCGACGCGCAGCTGGCCGGTGACCGTGTGGCCGCCGAGAACTTCGCCCAGCACGCAGAGCACTATCTGCGTATGCTCGCCGAAGCGCAGCGCGAGGTCGACAAGGCCCGCGAGGAGCAGGAAGAGGAAAACCGCCGCCGTCAGGCAGAGCGTGACCGCGAACGCTCCGAGCGCCTGAAGGCGCAGGAAAACGCTGCCAACGGTTCGGGCGACCAGCCCGAAGTTGCAGAGCAGCCTGCGAATGACGAGCAGCCCAAGCAGCAGGACGAAGCGCAGCACGCGAAGTCCGAAGGCAAGCCGCAGCGTCAGCGCAAGCCGCGCCAACCGCGTGAGCACAAAGAGCACAAGGCCGACCAAGGTTCTGTCGACGTGATCGAAACCAACGACGACGCGAGCGAAGAAAGCGCGCTGGTCGACACGCCCGAAAGCCAGCCCAAGCCGCGCAAACCGCGTGCACCGCGCAAACCGCGCGCCAAGGCTGACGACGCGCCGTCGGATGACAGCCCGGCCGCAGCAGAGTAA